A stretch of Shinella zoogloeoides DNA encodes these proteins:
- a CDS encoding vWA domain-containing protein, translating into MRLKAVFMLLAGLLAASTAGAADKTMIVLDASGSMWGQIGGRSKIEIARETLASVLKSVPTGTELGLMVYGHREKGSCSDIELAVPPAAGTGDAITAFVNGLNPKGKTPLTQSVEQAADILKYTEEKATVVLVTDGLETCEADPCALASALEQKGVDFTTHVVGFGLTEEEGKQVACLAENTGGKYFQASDAGQLVAALTETVAEAPMTKPAEEVAEAEPEPAPAFNAEFDSTLSEGGPSLGDEDDVFWQIYKADVDGRPAGDTIETQYKGAFSGSYPPGKYVAVATLQSSIKRETPFEVKDGAVAKPFVNFDAGHVTITPKRTPQDAEADSNAAVEIAFGDYSTTYYGTAKFYASAGEVTVNGTLGPAKVTETFPVKAGETVERDLIIGSGIVLNKAIYAEGGPAVDSSEVFFEVVEAKKTLDGKRKSLTYSYGTGTKLDVPAGDFVLTARLGSATNEIPFSVKAGEMKEVVVNLNAGVLAVKAPGAASVEILVATKDIQGDHRTSIATLFGPEVQDTLPVGDYVLLVKYDGDVAPKEVNATVKAGERSEVAVQ; encoded by the coding sequence GTGCGATTGAAAGCCGTTTTCATGCTTCTGGCGGGGCTTCTTGCCGCCAGCACGGCGGGCGCCGCCGACAAGACGATGATCGTGCTGGACGCCTCCGGCTCCATGTGGGGCCAGATCGGCGGGCGCAGCAAGATCGAGATCGCCCGCGAGACGCTCGCCAGCGTGCTGAAGTCGGTTCCCACCGGCACCGAGCTGGGCCTGATGGTCTACGGCCATCGTGAGAAAGGCTCGTGCAGCGATATCGAGCTGGCCGTGCCGCCGGCCGCCGGCACCGGGGACGCGATCACCGCCTTCGTCAACGGCCTCAATCCGAAAGGCAAGACGCCGCTCACGCAATCCGTCGAGCAGGCCGCCGACATTCTCAAATATACCGAGGAGAAGGCGACCGTCGTGCTGGTGACGGACGGGCTGGAGACCTGCGAGGCAGACCCCTGCGCGCTCGCCTCGGCGCTCGAGCAGAAAGGCGTCGACTTCACCACCCATGTCGTCGGCTTCGGCCTGACGGAGGAGGAAGGCAAGCAGGTCGCCTGCCTTGCGGAAAACACCGGCGGCAAATATTTCCAGGCCTCGGATGCCGGCCAGCTCGTCGCCGCGCTGACCGAAACGGTGGCGGAAGCGCCGATGACCAAGCCGGCCGAGGAGGTCGCGGAAGCCGAGCCTGAGCCGGCACCGGCATTCAACGCCGAATTCGACAGCACGCTTTCCGAGGGCGGTCCGTCGCTCGGCGACGAAGACGACGTCTTCTGGCAGATCTACAAGGCGGACGTGGACGGCCGGCCGGCCGGCGACACCATCGAAACCCAGTACAAGGGCGCGTTCTCCGGCAGCTATCCGCCGGGCAAGTACGTCGCCGTCGCCACGCTGCAAAGCTCGATCAAGCGCGAGACGCCCTTCGAGGTGAAGGACGGCGCGGTGGCCAAGCCCTTCGTCAATTTCGACGCCGGCCACGTGACGATTACGCCGAAGCGCACGCCGCAGGATGCGGAGGCCGATTCCAACGCCGCCGTCGAAATCGCCTTCGGCGATTATTCCACCACCTATTATGGCACGGCGAAATTCTACGCCTCCGCCGGCGAGGTGACGGTCAACGGCACACTCGGTCCCGCCAAGGTGACGGAGACCTTCCCGGTGAAGGCGGGCGAGACGGTCGAGCGCGACCTCATCATCGGCTCGGGCATCGTGCTCAACAAGGCGATCTATGCGGAAGGCGGGCCGGCGGTCGATTCCAGCGAGGTGTTCTTCGAGGTGGTCGAGGCCAAGAAGACCCTCGACGGCAAACGCAAGAGCCTGACCTACAGCTACGGTACAGGCACCAAGCTTGACGTGCCGGCGGGCGACTTCGTGCTGACGGCCAGGCTCGGCTCGGCGACGAACGAGATCCCGTTCTCGGTGAAAGCCGGCGAGATGAAGGAGGTCGTCGTCAACCTGAATGCCGGCGTTCTGGCGGTCAAGGCGCCCGGCGCGGCCAGCGTGGAAATCCTCGTTGCCACGAAGGATATCCAGGGCGACCACCGCACCTCCATCGCCACTCTTTTCGGCCCCGAGGTGCAGGATACGCTTCCGGTTGGCGACTATGTGCTGCTCGTCAAATACGACGGCGACGTTGCGCCGAAGGAAGTGAATGCGACGGTAAAGGCCGGCGAGCGCTCGGAAGTCGCCGTGCAGTAA
- a CDS encoding DsbA family protein, with product MSLSEMSLMKRLLTGAAVAALAVTLAACSDEKKEETAKAPETSQTTTSESASSTPAASSGTTTETATTTTTTTPATETAQKPATETAQKPAAEVPAAEGDVDMAEVLKPGALPDMALGEANAPVTIVEYMSTTCPHCAAFHNNTFDAIKEKYVDSGKVRFILREFPFDPRAAAAFMLARCNPQDTTKLTEAAQYFPMISMLMKQQETWAAAQDGREALLQMSKLAGFTQESFQACLTNQKLLDDVNAVRERGAKEFGVAATPTFLINGKRYSGDMSVDTMSALIDSML from the coding sequence ATGTCCCTTTCCGAAATGAGCCTCATGAAGCGTCTTCTCACCGGCGCCGCCGTCGCCGCGCTCGCCGTGACGCTGGCCGCCTGCTCCGACGAGAAGAAGGAGGAGACCGCCAAGGCGCCCGAAACCAGCCAGACCACCACCAGCGAAAGCGCAAGCTCGACGCCGGCTGCGTCCTCCGGCACCACGACCGAGACGGCCACGACGACGACCACCACCACGCCGGCAACCGAAACCGCGCAGAAGCCTGCGACCGAGACCGCGCAGAAGCCCGCAGCCGAGGTTCCCGCTGCCGAGGGCGACGTGGACATGGCCGAAGTGCTGAAGCCCGGCGCGCTGCCGGACATGGCGCTCGGCGAGGCGAACGCCCCCGTCACCATCGTCGAATACATGTCGACGACCTGCCCGCATTGCGCGGCCTTCCACAACAACACCTTCGACGCCATCAAGGAAAAGTATGTCGACAGCGGCAAGGTCCGCTTCATCCTGCGCGAATTCCCGTTCGACCCGCGCGCTGCCGCCGCCTTCATGCTGGCGCGCTGCAACCCGCAGGATACGACGAAGCTCACCGAGGCCGCCCAGTATTTCCCGATGATCTCCATGCTGATGAAGCAGCAGGAGACCTGGGCCGCCGCGCAGGACGGCCGCGAAGCGCTCCTGCAGATGTCCAAGCTTGCCGGTTTTACACAGGAGAGCTTCCAGGCCTGCTTGACGAACCAGAAGCTTCTGGATGATGTGAACGCGGTACGGGAACGCGGTGCCAAGGAATTCGGCGTCGCGGCGACCCCGACCTTCCTGATCAACGGCAAGCGCTATTCGGGGGACATGTCGGTTGACACCATGTCGGCCCTCATCGACAGCATGCTCTGA
- the smc gene encoding chromosome segregation protein SMC produces the protein MKFTKLRLLGFKSFVEPTEFVIERGLTGVVGPNGCGKSNLVEALRWVMGENSYKNMRASGMDDVIFSGSGNRPARNTAEVGLYLDNSDRTAPAAFNGEDEIQVTRRIERENGSVYRINGKEARAKDVQLLFADASTGARSPSMVGQGRIGELIQAKPQARRQLLEEAAGISGLHSRRHEAELRLRAAETNLERLDDVTSQLESQIESLKRQSRQANRFKALSADIRRHEAMLLHIRWAQAKDAEGEAESQLNQATSLVAERANAQMQAAKDQAVASLKLPELRENEAKLAAVLQRLQIARTQLEEDSARLLRRRDELTRRLAQLAEDISREERMVADNAAVLERLTSEEEEIGEILAEADERAEAARETMDEAAAKLSESEAALAAVTAERAEAQAVRNQLEKAIRDLAERHLRLGQQLDAQARELEEMDARINALPDPEERRAAVQSAEEALEAAGEMLVAVEEALEEARFNESALRGPVDAARARLAGIETEARTIRRMLEAGAAGGSFAPVVEEVDVDRGYETALGAALGDDLDSPADSDAPVHWRQSGDASGDAALPDGLTALITHVRAPKVLHRRLAQIGIAGSVEEALSLLPKLKPGQRLVTREGAVFRWDGHVTGADAPSAAALRLEQKNRLSELEIEAEDARAVLAEAEADLARAGEAIRAETQRQQAAREAQRNAARALAEAREALEAAERASGDLIRRRAVLSETRAQIEAQVEEAAEALEDARATLEDAPDLADLDLRLRTHTMDVATDRATLAEARAAHDGLAREMADRRRRLMAISAERETWKSRAASAEGHIATLRERESEAREEMEELIEAPDEIEEKRRELLTGLTNAEAARREAADALQEAENRQREADRIAATALSQLAESRETRGRAEERLVSARERRVEGEARIREALSCPPHEALRLTGHPVDAPLPDPRERERELDRLKMERERLGAVNLRAEEEQKELTEKLEAIVTEREDIIEAIRKLRSAIQSLNREGRERLLAAFDVVNVQFQRLFTHLFGGGTAELQLIESDDPLDAGLEILARPPGKKPQTMTLLSGGEQALTAMALIFAVFLTNPAPICVLDEVDAPLDDHNVERYCNLMDEMAASTETRFVIITHNPITMARMNRLFGVTMAEQGVSQLVSVDLQTAEQLREAS, from the coding sequence ATGAAGTTCACCAAGCTCCGCCTTCTCGGCTTCAAGTCCTTCGTCGAGCCCACCGAATTCGTCATCGAGCGGGGCCTGACCGGCGTCGTCGGGCCGAATGGCTGCGGCAAGTCGAATCTCGTCGAGGCGCTGCGCTGGGTGATGGGGGAGAACTCCTACAAGAACATGCGCGCGTCCGGCATGGACGACGTCATCTTCTCCGGCTCCGGCAACCGTCCGGCGAGGAACACCGCCGAAGTCGGCCTCTATCTCGACAATTCCGATCGCACCGCCCCCGCAGCCTTCAACGGTGAGGACGAGATCCAGGTCACGCGCCGCATCGAGCGCGAGAACGGCTCGGTCTACCGCATCAACGGCAAGGAGGCGCGCGCCAAGGACGTGCAGCTCCTCTTCGCCGACGCTTCCACCGGTGCCCGTTCGCCCTCCATGGTGGGGCAGGGCCGCATCGGCGAGCTGATCCAGGCAAAGCCCCAGGCCCGTCGCCAGCTTCTTGAAGAGGCCGCCGGCATTTCGGGCCTGCATTCCCGCCGCCACGAGGCGGAGCTGCGCCTGCGCGCCGCCGAGACCAATCTGGAACGGCTCGACGACGTCACCTCGCAGCTCGAAAGCCAGATCGAGAGCCTGAAGCGCCAGTCGCGGCAGGCAAATCGCTTCAAGGCTCTGTCAGCCGATATCCGCCGCCATGAGGCGATGCTGCTGCATATCCGCTGGGCGCAGGCCAAGGACGCGGAAGGCGAGGCGGAAAGCCAGCTCAACCAGGCGACCTCGCTCGTTGCCGAGCGCGCCAATGCGCAGATGCAGGCGGCCAAGGATCAGGCTGTCGCCAGCCTAAAACTGCCGGAACTGCGCGAGAACGAGGCCAAGCTCGCGGCCGTTCTCCAGCGCCTCCAGATCGCCCGCACACAGCTTGAGGAAGATTCCGCCCGGCTGCTCCGCCGCCGCGACGAACTCACCCGCCGCCTTGCCCAGCTTGCCGAGGACATTTCCCGCGAGGAACGCATGGTGGCCGACAATGCTGCCGTGCTGGAACGGCTGACGTCGGAGGAGGAGGAGATCGGCGAAATCCTCGCCGAGGCCGATGAGCGCGCCGAGGCTGCCCGCGAGACGATGGACGAGGCTGCGGCCAAACTCTCTGAAAGCGAAGCCGCCCTTGCCGCTGTCACCGCCGAGCGCGCGGAGGCGCAGGCGGTGCGCAACCAGCTCGAAAAGGCGATCCGCGACCTTGCCGAACGCCATCTGCGCCTCGGCCAGCAGCTCGATGCGCAGGCGCGCGAGCTGGAGGAGATGGATGCCCGCATAAACGCGCTCCCCGACCCGGAGGAGCGCCGCGCCGCCGTGCAATCCGCCGAGGAGGCACTGGAGGCGGCGGGCGAGATGCTCGTCGCGGTCGAGGAGGCGCTGGAAGAGGCCCGCTTCAACGAATCCGCCCTGCGCGGCCCGGTGGATGCAGCCCGCGCCCGTCTTGCCGGCATCGAGACGGAGGCCCGCACCATCCGCCGCATGCTGGAAGCTGGTGCCGCCGGCGGCTCCTTTGCGCCGGTCGTGGAAGAGGTCGATGTCGATCGCGGCTACGAGACCGCATTGGGTGCCGCCCTCGGCGACGACCTCGATTCGCCTGCCGATAGCGACGCGCCCGTTCACTGGCGGCAATCCGGCGACGCCTCGGGCGATGCCGCCCTGCCGGATGGCTTGACGGCCCTGATCACCCACGTCCGCGCGCCAAAGGTCCTGCACCGCCGTCTGGCACAGATCGGTATTGCCGGCAGCGTCGAGGAAGCGCTGTCCCTGCTGCCGAAACTGAAGCCCGGCCAGCGGCTCGTCACCCGCGAAGGCGCCGTTTTCCGCTGGGACGGCCATGTCACTGGTGCGGACGCACCGAGCGCCGCCGCCCTTCGCCTGGAACAGAAGAACCGCCTTTCCGAACTCGAAATCGAGGCGGAAGACGCCCGCGCCGTGCTTGCCGAGGCCGAAGCTGATCTCGCCCGCGCCGGCGAGGCGATCCGCGCCGAGACGCAGCGCCAGCAGGCGGCGCGCGAGGCACAGCGAAACGCCGCCCGCGCGCTGGCCGAGGCCCGTGAGGCGCTGGAAGCCGCCGAGCGCGCCTCCGGCGACCTCATCCGCCGCCGCGCCGTGCTTTCCGAGACCCGCGCCCAGATCGAGGCACAGGTGGAGGAGGCCGCCGAGGCGCTGGAGGATGCCCGCGCCACCTTGGAGGACGCGCCTGATCTTGCCGATCTCGACCTGCGCCTTCGCACCCACACCATGGATGTCGCAACCGACCGCGCGACGCTGGCCGAAGCCCGCGCCGCCCATGACGGCCTTGCCCGCGAGATGGCCGACCGCCGCCGCCGCCTCATGGCCATCTCGGCCGAGCGCGAGACGTGGAAGAGCCGCGCGGCCAGCGCCGAAGGCCACATCGCCACCCTGCGCGAGCGCGAAAGCGAGGCGCGCGAGGAGATGGAAGAGCTTATCGAGGCGCCCGACGAGATCGAGGAAAAGCGCCGCGAGCTTCTGACCGGCCTCACCAATGCGGAAGCTGCCCGCCGCGAGGCGGCCGATGCCCTTCAGGAGGCGGAAAACCGCCAGCGCGAGGCCGACCGCATCGCCGCGACGGCGCTTTCGCAGCTCGCCGAATCCCGCGAGACGCGCGGCCGTGCGGAAGAACGCCTCGTTTCGGCCCGCGAGCGCCGCGTCGAGGGCGAGGCACGCATCCGCGAAGCGCTGTCCTGCCCGCCGCACGAGGCGCTGCGTCTCACCGGCCACCCCGTCGATGCCCCGCTGCCCGATCCGCGCGAGCGCGAACGGGAACTCGACCGGCTGAAGATGGAGCGCGAACGGCTCGGCGCGGTGAACCTGCGCGCCGAGGAGGAGCAGAAGGAACTCACGGAAAAGCTCGAGGCCATCGTCACCGAGCGCGAGGATATCATCGAGGCGATCCGCAAGCTGCGCTCGGCCATCCAGAGCCTCAACCGCGAGGGCCGCGAACGCCTTCTCGCCGCCTTCGACGTGGTCAACGTCCAGTTCCAGCGCCTCTTCACCCACCTTTTCGGCGGCGGCACGGCGGAACTGCAGCTCATCGAGAGCGACGACCCGCTCGACGCCGGTCTCGAAATCCTCGCCCGCCCGCCCGGCAAGAAGCCGCAGACCATGACGCTGCTGTCCGGCGGCGAGCAGGCGCTGACGGCCATGGCCCTCATCTTCGCCGTCTTCCTCACCAATCCCGCGCCGATCTGCGTGCTGGACGAGGTGGACGCCCCGCTCGACGACCACAATGTCGAGCGCTACTGCAACCTGATGGACGAGATGGCCGCCTCCACGGAGACCCGCTTCGTCATCATCACCCACAACCCCATCACCATGGCCCGCATGAACCGCCTCTTCGGCGTCACCATGGCCGAGCAGGGCGTGTCGCAGCTCGTGTCGGTGGACCTGCAGACGGCGGAGCAGTTGCGCGAGGCGTCGTAG
- a CDS encoding DUF721 domain-containing protein — protein MNAKTGRPQSRRGAVQISEVANDLIDPVLARRAGINTMLLGSWDEIAGSEFAECTRPERIAWPRRASEMAGEGGGYQPGVLTIACEGARALFLSHQQGEIIQRINGFFGFPAINQVRIVQKPVTPQARHRARPRPLTGDAARHLDDLVGGIEGEALKAALKRLGTAVLGRRR, from the coding sequence GTGAACGCGAAAACCGGAAGGCCCCAGTCGCGGCGCGGTGCCGTCCAGATCAGCGAAGTGGCCAACGACCTCATCGATCCGGTGCTGGCCAGGCGCGCGGGTATCAACACGATGCTGCTCGGTTCGTGGGACGAGATCGCCGGTTCGGAATTTGCCGAATGCACGCGGCCGGAGCGCATTGCCTGGCCGCGCCGCGCCTCCGAGATGGCGGGCGAGGGCGGCGGCTACCAGCCGGGCGTGCTGACGATCGCCTGCGAGGGCGCGCGCGCGCTCTTCCTCAGCCACCAGCAGGGCGAGATCATCCAGCGCATCAATGGTTTCTTCGGCTTTCCGGCCATCAACCAGGTCCGGATCGTGCAGAAGCCGGTAACGCCGCAGGCGCGCCATCGCGCGCGGCCACGCCCGTTGACGGGGGATGCTGCCCGCCATCTCGACGACCTCGTCGGCGGCATCGAGGGCGAGGCGCTGAAGGCGGCCCTGAAACGTCTCGGCACGGCCGTGCTCGGCCGGCGGCGTTGA
- a CDS encoding site-specific DNA-methyltransferase has protein sequence MPSVLSLADVSRSPRKSGWLDTIIKGDCVAALEALPDQSVDVIFADPPYNLQLGGALHRPDQSLVDACDDEWDQFASFEAYDAFTRAWLLACRRVLKPSGTIWVIGSYHNIFRVGATLQDLNFWILNDIVWRKTNPMPNFKGRRFQNAHETMIWATRDPKAKGYTFNYDAMKAANDDVQMRSDWLFPICNGGERLKDADGKKVHPTQKPEALLARILMASSKPGDVVLDPFFGSGTTGAVAKRLGRHFVGIEREQSYIDAARERIDAVEPLGSGTLSVMSGKKAEPRVAFNTLLESGLLQPGTVLTDARRRHSAIVRADGTLASGSDAGSIHRVGAKVQGLDACNGWTFWHYADGAELKPIDALRAVVRAGMAGLE, from the coding sequence ATGCCATCTGTTCTTTCGCTTGCAGACGTCTCCCGTTCGCCCCGCAAGAGCGGCTGGCTGGACACCATCATCAAGGGCGACTGCGTTGCCGCGCTCGAGGCGCTGCCCGACCAGTCCGTCGACGTCATCTTCGCCGATCCGCCGTACAACCTACAGCTCGGCGGTGCGCTGCACCGGCCGGACCAGAGCCTCGTCGACGCCTGCGACGACGAATGGGACCAGTTCGCCTCCTTCGAGGCTTATGATGCCTTCACTCGCGCCTGGCTGCTCGCCTGCCGCCGCGTGCTGAAGCCGTCGGGCACGATCTGGGTCATCGGCTCCTACCACAATATCTTCCGCGTCGGCGCGACCTTGCAGGACCTCAATTTCTGGATCCTCAACGACATCGTCTGGCGCAAGACCAACCCGATGCCGAACTTCAAGGGCCGCCGCTTCCAGAACGCGCACGAGACGATGATCTGGGCGACCCGCGATCCCAAGGCCAAGGGCTACACCTTCAACTATGACGCCATGAAGGCCGCCAACGACGACGTGCAGATGCGCTCCGACTGGCTGTTCCCGATCTGCAACGGCGGCGAGCGCCTGAAGGACGCGGACGGCAAGAAGGTGCATCCGACGCAGAAGCCGGAAGCGCTGCTCGCCCGCATCCTCATGGCTTCCTCCAAGCCCGGCGACGTGGTGCTCGATCCGTTCTTCGGCTCCGGCACGACCGGCGCCGTCGCAAAGCGCCTCGGCCGTCACTTCGTCGGCATCGAGCGTGAGCAGAGCTATATCGACGCGGCCCGCGAACGCATCGATGCGGTCGAGCCGCTTGGCTCGGGCACGCTTTCCGTGATGAGCGGCAAGAAGGCCGAGCCGCGCGTCGCCTTCAACACGCTCCTCGAAAGCGGCCTGCTCCAGCCCGGCACGGTGCTGACGGACGCCCGCCGCCGCCACAGCGCCATCGTGCGCGCCGACGGCACGCTCGCCTCGGGCAGCGATGCCGGCTCCATCCACCGTGTCGGCGCGAAGGTTCAGGGTCTCGATGCCTGCAACGGCTGGACCTTCTGGCACTATGCGGACGGCGCGGAACTCAAGCCGATCGATGCCCTGCGCGCTGTCGTGCGCGCGGGAATGGCCGGTCTCGAATAG
- a CDS encoding HAD family hydrolase has protein sequence MSSIEIRHIVFDIGKVLIHYDPHIPYARLIPDDAERNWFFANICTHDWNIEQDRGRAWEDAEALLIATHPDRTEHIRAFRRHWHEMVSHAYVESVAIMETLIAQQRDVTMLTNFAADTFKEARKLFPFLDMPRGVTVSGEVGLIKPDIAIYEKHGRDFGLSPAHTLFIDDAPANVEGARLAGWNAVLFTDPEKLKSDLAAHGIAL, from the coding sequence ATGAGCAGCATCGAAATCCGACACATCGTCTTCGACATCGGCAAGGTGCTGATCCACTACGACCCGCACATTCCCTATGCCCGCCTCATCCCGGACGACGCGGAACGCAACTGGTTCTTCGCCAATATCTGCACGCACGACTGGAACATCGAGCAGGACCGCGGCCGCGCATGGGAGGACGCCGAGGCGCTGCTGATCGCGACGCACCCCGACCGCACCGAGCATATCCGCGCCTTCCGCCGGCATTGGCACGAGATGGTCTCGCACGCCTATGTCGAGAGCGTCGCGATCATGGAGACGCTGATCGCCCAGCAGCGCGACGTGACCATGCTGACCAACTTCGCCGCAGACACCTTCAAGGAAGCGCGCAAGCTCTTCCCCTTCCTCGACATGCCGCGCGGCGTGACCGTCTCCGGCGAGGTCGGCCTCATCAAGCCGGATATCGCGATCTACGAGAAACATGGCCGCGACTTCGGCCTCTCGCCGGCCCACACGCTCTTCATCGACGATGCGCCGGCCAATGTGGAGGGCGCGCGGCTCGCCGGCTGGAATGCGGTTCTGTTCACCGACCCGGAGAAATTGAAAAGCGATCTTGCCGCACACGGCATCGCCCTTTGA
- a CDS encoding ArsR/SmtB family transcription factor: MKEGPDISQIGALIGDPARANMLTALMGGQALTATELAGAAGVTLQTASSHLSRLEAGGLVAQRKQGRHRYFALADDEVGALLEGIMGFAANRGLLRTRPGPKDPALRRARVCYNHLAGDFGVRMLDRMVADGDVTLDGDDAALTASGEARVTALGIDISALKAQRRPVCRTCLDWSERRSHLAGSLGEALLARFIADGWAKREKDSRAIRFTGEGERKFMALFP; the protein is encoded by the coding sequence ATGAAAGAAGGACCGGACATTTCCCAGATCGGCGCGCTCATCGGCGATCCCGCGCGCGCCAACATGCTGACCGCGCTGATGGGCGGGCAGGCCTTGACCGCAACCGAGCTTGCGGGCGCGGCGGGCGTCACGCTGCAAACGGCCAGCTCCCATCTTTCCAGGCTGGAGGCCGGCGGGCTGGTCGCCCAGCGCAAGCAGGGCCGGCATCGCTATTTCGCGCTTGCCGACGACGAGGTGGGCGCGTTGCTCGAAGGCATCATGGGCTTTGCCGCGAACCGCGGCCTGCTGCGCACCCGCCCCGGGCCGAAGGACCCGGCGCTGCGCAGGGCGCGCGTCTGCTACAACCACCTCGCCGGCGATTTCGGCGTGCGCATGCTGGACCGGATGGTGGCCGACGGCGATGTGACACTCGACGGCGACGACGCGGCGCTGACGGCGTCCGGCGAAGCACGCGTGACGGCGCTCGGCATCGACATATCCGCCCTGAAGGCCCAGCGCCGTCCCGTCTGCCGCACCTGCCTCGACTGGAGCGAACGGCGCTCGCATCTCGCCGGCTCGCTCGGCGAGGCCCTGCTGGCGCGCTTCATCGCGGACGGCTGGGCCAAACGGGAAAAGGACAGCCGCGCCATCCGTTTCACCGGCGAAGGCGAGCGGAAGTTTATGGCGCTGTTTCCGTGA
- a CDS encoding antibiotic biosynthesis monooxygenase family protein gives MIAVIFEVVPATGRMDLYLDTARDLRLLLDDIDGFISIERFRSLTDPARLLSLSFWRDEAAVKAWRNTEEHRAAQSLGRNGVFDAYRLRIASIVRDYGLNDRDEAPGDSRAFHAA, from the coding sequence ATGATTGCGGTGATCTTCGAAGTGGTGCCGGCGACCGGCCGCATGGATCTCTATCTCGACACGGCGCGCGACCTGCGCCTGCTGCTCGACGACATAGACGGCTTCATCTCCATCGAGCGCTTTCGCAGCCTCACCGATCCGGCACGGCTGCTTTCGCTCTCTTTCTGGCGCGATGAAGCAGCGGTGAAGGCCTGGCGCAACACCGAGGAGCACCGCGCCGCCCAGTCCCTCGGCCGGAACGGCGTCTTCGACGCCTATCGCCTGCGCATCGCCAGCATCGTCAGGGACTACGGCCTCAACGACCGTGATGAAGCGCCCGGGGACAGCCGCGCGTTTCACGCGGCCTGA
- the mutY gene encoding A/G-specific adenine glycosylase: MTQSPRPAAPADLILAWYDRHHRDLPWRVSPPMAAGGIRPDPYRVWLSEVMLQQTTVQAVKAYFALFTTRWPTVTDLARADTEDVMKSWAGLGYYARARNLKKCAEAVAFEHGGVFPDTEEGLKALPGIGDYTAAAIAAIAFGRQSAVLDGNVERVVSRLHAIETPLPAAKPEMRALVAAMTPAGRPGDFAQAMMDLGATICTPRRPACALCPLNAQCRVLGTADPELYPRKAAKKEKPVRLGAAFVAENAAGAVLLRKRGETGLLGGMTEVPGSDWTARIDGASDLSAAPFPADWAACGTVTHVFTHFELRLSVYRSMVAGNGQAGNGWWQPKETLDGEALPTVMKKAIKQAIPDAFQKTRKA; the protein is encoded by the coding sequence ATGACCCAATCCCCCCGGCCCGCCGCGCCTGCCGATCTCATCCTCGCCTGGTACGACCGGCATCACCGTGACCTGCCCTGGCGGGTCAGCCCGCCTATGGCGGCAGGCGGCATCCGGCCCGATCCCTATCGGGTCTGGCTTTCCGAGGTCATGCTGCAACAGACCACGGTGCAGGCGGTGAAGGCCTATTTCGCGCTGTTCACCACCCGCTGGCCGACCGTGACCGACCTTGCGAGGGCCGATACGGAAGACGTGATGAAATCCTGGGCGGGCCTCGGCTACTATGCCCGCGCCCGCAATCTCAAGAAATGCGCCGAGGCCGTCGCCTTCGAGCACGGTGGCGTCTTTCCCGATACGGAGGAAGGGCTGAAGGCGCTGCCGGGCATCGGCGATTATACGGCCGCCGCCATCGCCGCCATCGCCTTCGGCCGGCAAAGCGCCGTTCTCGACGGCAATGTCGAGCGCGTCGTCTCGCGCCTCCATGCCATCGAGACGCCCCTGCCCGCCGCAAAACCCGAAATGCGCGCGCTGGTGGCCGCCATGACGCCGGCGGGCCGGCCGGGCGACTTCGCGCAGGCGATGATGGACCTCGGCGCGACGATCTGCACGCCGCGCCGGCCGGCCTGCGCGCTCTGTCCCCTCAATGCGCAGTGCCGGGTGCTCGGCACGGCGGACCCGGAGCTTTATCCCCGCAAGGCGGCGAAGAAGGAAAAGCCGGTCCGGCTCGGCGCCGCCTTCGTCGCGGAGAACGCGGCGGGGGCGGTCCTTCTGCGCAAGCGCGGCGAAACCGGCCTTCTCGGCGGCATGACGGAGGTGCCGGGCAGCGACTGGACCGCCCGCATCGACGGCGCGAGCGACCTTTCCGCCGCCCCCTTCCCGGCCGACTGGGCGGCCTGCGGCACCGTCACCCATGTCTTCACGCATTTCGAATTGCGCCTCTCGGTCTACCGCTCCATGGTGGCGGGCAACGGGCAGGCCGGCAACGGCTGGTGGCAGCCGAAGGAGACGCTCGACGGCGAGGCCCTGCCGACCGTCATGAAGAAAGCCATAAAACAGGCCATACCGGACGCATTTCAAAAGACGAGGAAAGCATGA
- a CDS encoding NIPSNAP family protein has translation MITCFIRYEIDPFKKDAFAEYARNWGQAIPRCGADLLGYFAPHEGSATTAYGVYNIESLAAYEAYRARLTADPLGRANYDFSRRERFIMKEDRIFLRNVSLPHAPKVTP, from the coding sequence ATGATCACCTGTTTCATCCGCTACGAGATAGACCCTTTCAAAAAGGACGCCTTCGCTGAATATGCCCGCAACTGGGGCCAGGCGATCCCGCGCTGCGGGGCCGATCTCCTCGGTTACTTCGCCCCGCATGAAGGCTCGGCGACCACGGCCTACGGCGTCTACAACATCGAGAGCCTGGCGGCCTACGAGGCCTACCGCGCCCGGCTCACCGCCGATCCGCTCGGCCGCGCGAACTACGATTTTTCCCGCAGGGAACGTTTCATCATGAAGGAGGACCGCATCTTCCTCAGGAACGTCTCGTTGCCTCATGCCCCGAAGGTGACGCCATGA